Proteins from one Nitrobacteraceae bacterium AZCC 2146 genomic window:
- a CDS encoding polar amino acid transport system ATP-binding protein (product_source=KO:K02028; cath_funfam=3.40.50.300; cog=COG1126; ko=KO:K02028; pfam=PF00005; smart=SM00382; superfamily=52540) produces the protein MIQPLVAIRSVSKNFGDFQALKQVSLDVHAGEVLCLIGASGSGKTTLLRCVNQLTPVDSGGVWLDGELLGVREERGRLHRLTERQIARQRLKTGMVFQRFNLFPHKTALENITEGPMQVQGRKQGDVQAEAMELLRRVGLAEKADAYPSQLSGGQQQRVAIARALAMKPMLMLFDEPTSALDPELVGEVLTVMKELARSGMTMMVVTHELGFAREVADRVVYMDHGAIVESGAAAEVLGGPREARTQAFLSAVIR, from the coding sequence ATGATCCAGCCCCTCGTCGCCATCCGTTCGGTCAGCAAGAATTTCGGCGATTTCCAGGCGCTGAAGCAGGTCTCGCTGGATGTCCATGCGGGCGAGGTGCTGTGTCTGATCGGCGCGTCGGGATCGGGCAAGACGACGCTGCTGCGCTGTGTCAACCAGCTCACGCCCGTCGACAGCGGCGGCGTCTGGCTGGATGGCGAACTGCTGGGGGTGCGCGAAGAGCGCGGGCGCTTGCATCGCCTGACCGAGCGTCAGATCGCGCGGCAGCGGTTGAAGACCGGCATGGTGTTCCAGCGCTTCAACCTCTTCCCGCACAAGACGGCACTCGAAAACATCACCGAAGGCCCGATGCAGGTGCAGGGCCGCAAGCAGGGGGACGTGCAGGCGGAGGCGATGGAACTGCTGCGCCGCGTCGGGCTGGCGGAGAAGGCCGACGCCTATCCGTCGCAGCTGTCCGGCGGCCAGCAGCAGCGGGTGGCAATTGCGCGCGCGCTCGCCATGAAGCCGATGCTGATGCTGTTCGACGAGCCGACCAGCGCGCTCGATCCCGAGCTGGTCGGCGAGGTGCTCACGGTCATGAAGGAGCTCGCCCGCAGCGGCATGACCATGATGGTGGTGACCCATGAGCTTGGTTTCGCCCGCGAGGTTGCGGACCGGGTCGTTTACATGGACCATGGCGCCATCGTGGAATCCGGTGCGGCAGCGGAGGTTCTCGGCGGGCCGCGCGAAGCCCGCACCCAGGCGTTTCTCTCAGCGGTGATCCGATGA
- a CDS encoding putative amidohydrolase (product_source=COG0388; cath_funfam=3.60.110.10; cog=COG0388; ko=KO:K01459; pfam=PF00795; superfamily=56317), which translates to MARILRAAAAQMGPTQKSDTREHTLGRMLELLNAAAARGATLVVFPELAFTTFFPRWFIEGETLDRYYERSMPNPAVKALFDRARELGIGFYVGYAEMTADGERFNCSILVDAGGDIIGRYRKVHLPGSVEPRAGARYQQLEKRYFSYGDLGFPAFRAGPDWRHAVMGMMICNDRRWPEAWRVLGLQGVELVCVGYNSAAYDPNGGATEDAALRTFHSKLVVQANAYMNATWAIAVAKAGDEDGSGLIGGSCIVNPNGEIVAEASTLGDEVLVADLDLDLCRQGKDKMFNFAAHRRPDQYAVITERAGVVEPSAAVPAKELT; encoded by the coding sequence TTGGCCCGCATTCTCCGCGCCGCCGCCGCACAAATGGGCCCGACGCAAAAGTCGGACACGCGCGAGCATACGCTTGGCCGAATGCTGGAGCTGTTGAACGCCGCCGCGGCGCGCGGCGCCACTTTGGTCGTATTTCCCGAGCTGGCATTCACCACCTTCTTCCCGCGATGGTTTATCGAAGGCGAGACGCTCGATCGTTACTACGAGCGCAGCATGCCGAATCCGGCGGTCAAGGCGCTGTTCGATCGCGCCCGGGAACTCGGCATCGGTTTCTATGTCGGCTATGCCGAAATGACAGCGGACGGCGAACGCTTCAATTGTTCGATCCTCGTGGATGCGGGCGGCGACATCATCGGCCGCTATCGCAAGGTGCATTTACCCGGCTCCGTCGAGCCGCGTGCCGGCGCGCGCTACCAGCAGCTTGAGAAGCGCTATTTCAGCTATGGCGATCTGGGTTTTCCGGCGTTTCGCGCGGGCCCGGACTGGCGCCATGCGGTCATGGGCATGATGATCTGCAACGACCGCCGCTGGCCGGAGGCCTGGCGCGTGCTCGGATTGCAGGGGGTCGAGCTGGTCTGCGTCGGATACAACTCTGCGGCCTACGATCCAAATGGCGGCGCCACGGAAGATGCGGCGCTGCGCACCTTTCATTCGAAACTGGTCGTGCAGGCCAACGCCTACATGAATGCCACCTGGGCGATCGCGGTGGCAAAGGCAGGCGATGAAGATGGTTCGGGCCTGATCGGCGGCTCGTGCATCGTGAATCCGAACGGCGAAATCGTCGCTGAGGCGAGCACGCTCGGGGACGAGGTACTGGTCGCCGACCTCGATCTCGATCTCTGCCGTCAGGGCAAGGACAAGATGTTCAATTTCGCCGCCCATCGGCGGCCGGACCAATACGCGGTCATTACTGAGCGCGCCGGCGTCGTCGAGCCATCGGCAGCAGTGCCTGCGAAAGAATTGACATGA
- a CDS encoding DNA-binding transcriptional LysR family regulator (product_source=COG0583; cath_funfam=1.10.10.10,3.40.190.10; cog=COG0583; pfam=PF00126,PF03466; superfamily=46785,53850), producing MNLRQIEILRAVIRHRTTVAAADELALSQPAISNALKVMEAQAGFALFERVNNRLLPTAEAMALYKESDAIFALHAKLENRVRDFRESRSARLSIVATPPLAHGVISPALSSFLHSRPQTRVFFDVRRYEGIIDGVSDGFAELGFALGLSHHPGIAHEILHAGEMVCVMPRNHPLIDRPVISASDLVGLPFIGLERGTRLGEAVRENFVQAGAPFRPAVEVRYCNTACMLAAAGVGAAVVDPMSARQNGSQNLVVRPFTPAIPSVAYALWSESEPLSRLARAFLEEVRQTTLISLDASISI from the coding sequence ATGAACCTGCGCCAGATCGAGATCCTTCGTGCCGTCATCCGGCACCGGACCACAGTCGCGGCGGCGGATGAACTGGCACTGTCTCAGCCGGCCATCAGCAACGCGCTGAAAGTCATGGAGGCACAGGCAGGCTTTGCCTTGTTCGAACGCGTCAACAACCGGTTGCTTCCGACGGCCGAAGCGATGGCTTTGTACAAGGAGAGCGACGCGATCTTCGCCCTGCATGCGAAACTCGAAAACCGTGTGCGTGATTTCAGGGAGTCTCGTTCGGCACGTTTGTCGATCGTTGCGACACCGCCACTGGCTCACGGCGTCATCTCGCCCGCACTGTCAAGCTTTCTGCACAGTCGGCCGCAAACGCGTGTTTTCTTTGATGTCCGCCGCTACGAGGGAATCATTGACGGCGTATCGGACGGATTTGCCGAACTGGGATTTGCACTCGGCCTGTCACATCACCCTGGCATAGCGCACGAGATTCTTCACGCCGGAGAGATGGTCTGCGTCATGCCGCGAAACCATCCGCTGATTGATCGACCCGTCATTTCCGCCTCCGACCTTGTCGGCCTGCCCTTCATCGGACTGGAGCGGGGAACGCGATTGGGCGAAGCCGTGCGCGAAAACTTCGTACAAGCGGGCGCGCCGTTTCGGCCCGCCGTCGAGGTGCGATATTGCAACACAGCTTGCATGCTTGCGGCCGCCGGAGTGGGCGCCGCAGTCGTTGATCCAATGTCAGCACGCCAGAACGGCAGCCAGAACCTTGTGGTACGCCCCTTCACGCCCGCGATTCCATCCGTGGCCTATGCGCTGTGGTCAGAGTCCGAGCCCTTGTCACGTCTGGCAAGGGCATTTCTCGAAGAAGTCCGCCAAACGACCCTTATCAGCCTGGATGCCTCGATATCGATTTGA
- a CDS encoding polar amino acid transport system permease protein (product_source=KO:K02029; cath_funfam=1.10.3720.10; cog=COG0765; ko=KO:K02029; pfam=PF00528; superfamily=161098; tigrfam=TIGR01726; transmembrane_helix_parts=Inside_1_24,TMhelix_25_47,Outside_48_66,TMhelix_67_89,Inside_90_108,TMhelix_109_131,Outside_132_145,TMhelix_146_164,Inside_165_249,TMhelix_250_272,Outside_273_285) produces MKATERLAQGFPDLSQMTVARQPHCMRWLTATALLAVLAVIGRAFANGQIEWSYVGRFLTVPAILEGIANTMIMAVLAMALGILLGVVVAVMRLSSNPVLKSVAAGYTWLFRGTPLILQLLLWFNLALVFPTIGIPGLWSVRAVDVMTPFLSALLGLGINQGAYTSEVMRAGILSVDVGQYEAAQAIGMGRLRTLRRIILPQAMRVVTPPLSNEFIGMVKATSLASVIQYPEVLHNAENIYYANSRVIELLIVAGLWYLLVVSILTPLQMLLERRFSRGTLQLVR; encoded by the coding sequence ATGAAGGCGACGGAGAGGCTGGCTCAAGGCTTCCCCGATCTCTCGCAGATGACGGTCGCGCGCCAGCCGCACTGTATGCGCTGGCTCACAGCGACGGCGCTTCTTGCCGTGCTGGCCGTCATCGGTCGCGCCTTCGCCAATGGCCAGATCGAATGGTCCTATGTTGGCCGCTTCCTGACCGTTCCGGCCATCCTTGAAGGCATCGCCAACACGATGATCATGGCGGTGCTCGCGATGGCCCTTGGCATCCTGCTGGGCGTCGTCGTCGCGGTGATGCGGTTGTCGTCCAATCCGGTGCTCAAATCGGTTGCTGCCGGTTACACATGGCTGTTCCGCGGCACGCCCCTGATCCTTCAGCTTCTGCTCTGGTTCAACCTTGCGCTGGTGTTTCCGACCATCGGCATTCCCGGCCTGTGGTCGGTGCGGGCGGTCGATGTGATGACGCCGTTCCTGTCCGCGCTGCTCGGCCTCGGTATCAACCAGGGCGCCTACACGTCTGAAGTGATGCGGGCGGGCATCCTGTCTGTCGACGTTGGACAATATGAGGCGGCGCAGGCGATCGGCATGGGGCGGCTGCGCACGTTGCGCCGGATCATCCTGCCGCAGGCGATGCGGGTCGTGACCCCTCCGCTCAGCAACGAGTTTATCGGCATGGTGAAGGCCACCTCGCTGGCAAGCGTCATCCAGTATCCCGAGGTGCTGCACAACGCCGAGAATATCTACTACGCCAATTCCCGCGTCATCGAACTCCTGATCGTGGCCGGCCTGTGGTACCTGCTCGTCGTGTCGATCTTGACGCCGTTACAGATGCTTCTCGAGCGGCGTTTCTCGCGCGGCACATTGCAGCTCGTCCGATGA
- a CDS encoding polar amino acid transport system substrate-binding protein (product_source=KO:K02030; cath_funfam=3.40.190.10; cleavage_site_network=SignalP-noTM; cog=COG0834; ko=KO:K02030; pfam=PF00497; smart=SM00062; superfamily=53850) gives MKRAPISAVFAALFAVSTVQATELPEPIRQAGVLRLTVNATYAPMAYRDPATNQLVGLDIDLANEIAKRLAVKIVWSETPFAELIPSLQTKRADFIISGITDRISRREAADFIDYLTTGPQFFVLTESAPKEVIDLCGKRVGTTRSTSFPVEIEKWSKQNCEAGGKPVVQYVPGENSIDVRNQLKQGRIDAAVQGSETLPYAQQQEVGKYRVVGEPFSGGYQGIMFRKDDAPLREVVTEHLAAMISDGTYKAILDRWGLGMHAIARPMMNAATQ, from the coding sequence ATGAAGCGCGCTCCGATCTCCGCCGTCTTCGCGGCGCTGTTCGCCGTGTCGACCGTGCAAGCCACCGAATTACCCGAGCCAATCAGGCAGGCGGGCGTCTTGCGCCTAACGGTCAACGCGACCTACGCGCCGATGGCGTATCGCGATCCGGCGACCAATCAACTGGTCGGGCTCGACATCGATCTGGCCAACGAGATCGCCAAGCGGCTGGCGGTGAAGATCGTCTGGAGCGAAACGCCGTTCGCTGAACTGATCCCGTCGCTGCAGACCAAGCGTGCCGATTTCATCATCAGCGGCATTACCGACCGCATCTCGCGACGTGAAGCCGCTGACTTCATCGACTATCTGACGACGGGTCCGCAGTTCTTCGTTCTGACGGAGAGTGCGCCGAAGGAGGTCATCGACCTCTGTGGCAAGAGGGTCGGAACGACGCGCAGCACCAGCTTCCCGGTCGAGATCGAGAAATGGAGCAAGCAGAATTGCGAGGCCGGTGGAAAGCCTGTCGTGCAGTATGTTCCGGGCGAGAACAGCATCGACGTCCGCAACCAGCTCAAGCAGGGTCGCATCGACGCCGCGGTACAGGGCAGCGAGACATTGCCTTATGCCCAGCAACAGGAAGTCGGGAAATACCGCGTCGTTGGAGAGCCGTTTTCCGGCGGCTATCAGGGCATCATGTTCCGGAAAGACGACGCGCCACTGCGTGAAGTGGTCACGGAACATCTCGCTGCTATGATCTCGGACGGCACCTACAAGGCTATTCTCGATCGATGGGGTCTGGGCATGCATGCGATCGCGCGACCGATGATGAACGCGGCCACGCAATGA
- a CDS encoding hypothetical protein (product_source=Hypo-rule applied) codes for MTSQFTLKKSALLYPAAGFEPEEDHFGVLLDGQEVGTIYRVGDEWLWSISIWHDGQRERPLRQPGGRQGGFLGSLGRAGGPARAGPVAARWPMVWGRLAAPCAQEAIF; via the coding sequence ATGACCAGCCAGTTCACCTTGAAGAAATCTGCCCTGCTTTACCCGGCCGCCGGCTTCGAACCGGAAGAGGACCATTTCGGCGTTCTACTCGACGGGCAGGAGGTCGGCACGATCTACCGCGTCGGCGACGAATGGCTGTGGTCGATCAGCATTTGGCATGATGGGCAGCGGGAGCGGCCGCTCCGCCAGCCGGGCGGCCGCCAGGGCGGCTTTCTCGGAAGCTTGGGACGAGCGGGCGGCCCGGCTCGGGCCGGGCCAGTAGCCGCGCGATGGCCGATGGTGTGGGGAAGGTTGGCTGCACCCTGTGCGCAAGAGGCGATTTTTTAG
- a CDS encoding polar amino acid transport system substrate-binding protein (product_source=KO:K02030; cath_funfam=3.40.190.10; cleavage_site_network=SignalP-noTM; cog=COG0834; ko=KO:K02030; pfam=PF00497; smart=SM00062; superfamily=53850) has product MKRLLAVALIFAAGSAAAVELPPEIVKAGSIKVAIVPNYPPMEFKDLATGALAGFDVELGEALGRKLGIKFAWQETSFDQMMPAISTGRVDAILSGMTDIASRQDSATFVDYLRNGPLFFVQQSRAAEFKDMAALCGKKVGASRRTSLPKLISTWSEANCASAPIVYVGTEGSADARTQLRQGRIDAAVQGGETLPYIMDLEPGIYRPVGTVFATQFTGLALPVKEKALQQAVVEALDALIADGSYRALLVKWKLTDYGVEKAIINAGQ; this is encoded by the coding sequence ATGAAACGTTTGCTCGCCGTCGCGCTCATCTTCGCCGCCGGTTCGGCCGCCGCCGTCGAGTTGCCCCCGGAAATCGTCAAAGCGGGCAGCATCAAGGTGGCCATCGTGCCGAACTATCCGCCAATGGAATTCAAGGATCTCGCCACCGGCGCGCTGGCCGGATTCGATGTCGAACTGGGCGAGGCGCTCGGCCGCAAGCTCGGCATCAAGTTCGCATGGCAGGAAACCAGCTTCGACCAGATGATGCCGGCGATCTCCACCGGTCGGGTCGATGCGATCCTGTCGGGGATGACCGACATCGCAAGCCGGCAGGACAGCGCGACCTTTGTGGATTATCTGCGCAACGGGCCGCTGTTCTTCGTGCAGCAATCCCGTGCCGCCGAGTTCAAGGACATGGCGGCGCTGTGCGGCAAGAAGGTCGGCGCCAGCCGCCGTACGTCGTTGCCGAAGCTGATTTCGACCTGGAGCGAGGCCAACTGCGCCAGCGCGCCGATCGTTTACGTCGGAACCGAAGGCTCGGCCGATGCCCGCACGCAGCTTCGCCAGGGGCGCATCGACGCCGCGGTGCAGGGCGGCGAGACGCTGCCCTACATCATGGACCTCGAACCCGGTATCTATCGCCCGGTGGGCACCGTGTTCGCGACGCAGTTCACGGGGCTGGCTCTGCCGGTCAAGGAGAAGGCGCTGCAGCAGGCGGTGGTGGAGGCGCTGGATGCGTTGATCGCGGACGGCTCCTACCGGGCCTTGCTGGTGAAATGGAAATTGACTGACTACGGCGTGGAGAAGGCGATCATCAATGCAGGACAGTAA